The Aminithiophilus ramosus genome contains a region encoding:
- the rpsM gene encoding 30S ribosomal protein S13: MARIAGVELPRDKRIEYGLTYIFGIGISTSRKVLALTGVSPDTRVKDLTDDEVQALRNEVQNNHLVEGDLRREVTMNIKRLVEIGCYRGLRHKLGLTVRGQRTKTNARTRKGPRRTVANKKKAGK, encoded by the coding sequence GAATCGCAGGCGTGGAACTTCCTCGCGACAAACGGATCGAATATGGCCTGACCTATATTTTCGGCATCGGCATTTCGACGTCGCGCAAGGTCCTGGCCCTGACGGGCGTGAGCCCCGACACCCGGGTCAAAGATCTCACCGACGACGAAGTTCAGGCGCTTCGCAACGAAGTCCAGAACAATCATCTCGTCGAGGGCGACCTCCGTCGGGAGGTCACGATGAACATCAAACGTCTCGTCGAGATCGGCTGCTACCGCGGACTTCGCCACAAACTGGGGCTCACGGTGCGCGGTCAGCGGACGAAGACGAATGCCCGCACCCGTAAAGGACCCCGCCGGACCGTGGCCAACAAGAAAAAGGCCGGTAAGTAG